A stretch of DNA from Acidobacteriota bacterium:
GATATGGCGGCGTATATGGCTGAGGCTTTCAGCCGCGAGACGGCCGCGGCGGAGCTTGCCGACCCGAAGAATATCTTTCTGCTCGCGGAGATCGGCGGCGAGCTTGCAGGGTATGCAAAGATGACCGTTGGTGCGATCGAAGATGGGATCACCGCCGAACGGCCGATCGAGCTCAACCGGCTTTATTCACACCAGCAGTTTCTTGGAAAGGGCGTCGGGCAGGCGCTGATGGACGAGTGCTTCACCACCGCACGCGAACTCGGTTGCGATGTGATGTGGCTCGGCGTTTGGGAATACAACCCGCGGGCTCAGCGGTTCTACGAAAAGAACGGCTTCCGCTTCGTCGGGTCGCACGTCTTCTTACTAGGCTCCGACCCGCAAACCGATCTCCTAATGCAGAAAGAAATTCACCACAGAGACGCAGAGGGCACAGAGTAAGATTTTTTTTCGATCAGTGTCACTTCGCACAAAACTCTTTGTTCGAAACGGGTTCGAACGCCTCACCCGATCCTTATTTCCTCTGTGTTCTCTGTGACTCCGTGGTGAATATTGCCTTTTCTTTACAGGTGCGATAATGTTGCATCTGTGCGACAGGTCACGAACCCACCTAATCCCTATGACCGCTATTCGGCGGAGTATGTCGGCGAGCCGCCGCCGACAAAGCTTGAGGTCTTTGAAGAGACCTCGACCAAGAAGATCATCACAAAGGCCTTTGCCTCGGATTGGGAAGGCGGTTTTCGCTACACGGTAAACTGCTACCGCGGCTGCGTCCATGGCTGCACATATTGCTTTGCCCGGCAGTATCACGAATATCTCGGCTATGGTGCCGGCACGGATTTTGAGACAAAGATCGTCGTCAAGCCCAACGCCCCGCAGCTTCTTCGCGAGGAGCTGAAAAGATCCCGCGACAAGATGCCGCATCTTGATTTCTCATTCGCGACCGACCCGTATCTGCCGCTTGAGGCTGAATATAAGCTGACCCGCCAGTGTCTTGAGGTCTGTGCCGAGTTTCGCGTGCCGGTCGCGATCGTCACAAAATCGCCGCTCGTCACCCGCGACCTCGACGTCCTCAAACGCCTCTCAAAGGTCTCGGTCTTTTTCTCGCTGCCGTTTCTTACGAAAGAGCGGTCGAACCCCTTTGAGCCCTATACGCCCGTCCCCGAGGCACGCTTCCGTGCGATGAAAACGCTTTCGGACGAGGGCATCACGACCGGCATCGGCATCGCACCCGTGATCCCCGGTTACAACGAATCTGACATTCCCGGCCTGCTTGAGCGTGCCAAGGAGTGCGGTGCCCGCCGGGCTTTTATGTCGATGCTGCACATTGATACCGATTCGATCGAGCAATACTTTGTCCAGAAAATGAACGAACGCTTGCCCGGAAACCCGCGTCCGCAAGATCATCAACACAATGCACCGCGAACGCGGCGGGAGCCTCCGCCATCGCAGCTACAAAGAGCGGATGACCGGCCGCACCGAGCAATGGGATGTCACCGTAAAACTCTTTGAGTTTCACGCCAAACGCCTAGGCCTCAAACAGCACGAAGCTCCGCAGAAACAGGAGCCCGAGGCGGCACCGGCACAGCAGTCGCTCTTTTGAGATCGGAGCTAAAGGGGAAAGACACCATGCGGAATGCGATAAAACATCCTGATAATCCTGTGCATCCT
This window harbors:
- a CDS encoding GNAT family N-acetyltransferase, producing MISIRQATLDDTESLTELARVTFWDAFHEHPKNAPEDMAAYMAEAFSRETAAAELADPKNIFLLAEIGGELAGYAKMTVGAIEDGITAERPIELNRLYSHQQFLGKGVGQALMDECFTTARELGCDVMWLGVWEYNPRAQRFYEKNGFRFVGSHVFLLGSDPQTDLLMQKEIHHRDAEGTE
- a CDS encoding radical SAM protein, coding for MRQVTNPPNPYDRYSAEYVGEPPPTKLEVFEETSTKKIITKAFASDWEGGFRYTVNCYRGCVHGCTYCFARQYHEYLGYGAGTDFETKIVVKPNAPQLLREELKRSRDKMPHLDFSFATDPYLPLEAEYKLTRQCLEVCAEFRVPVAIVTKSPLVTRDLDVLKRLSKVSVFFSLPFLTKERSNPFEPYTPVPEARFRAMKTLSDEGITTGIGIAPVIPGYNESDIPGLLERAKECGARRAFMSMLHIDTDSIEQYFVQKMNERLPGNPRPQDHQHNAPRTRREPPPSQLQRADDRPHRAMGCHRKTL